In a genomic window of Bubalus bubalis isolate 160015118507 breed Murrah chromosome 17, NDDB_SH_1, whole genome shotgun sequence:
- the PISD gene encoding phosphatidylserine decarboxylase proenzyme, mitochondrial isoform X2, whose protein sequence is MVRCPRPRPNPAVPRRDLRKVRVHVQRLRGGGGGGSRGLGDQLPRLEGPTPGGLSRRARFRLHFPQLALRRRLGQLSCMSKPALKLRSWPLTVLYYLLPLGALRPLSRVGWRPVSRVALYKSVPTRLLSRAWGRLNQVELPHWLRRPVYSLYIWTFGVNMKEAAVEDLHHYRNLSEFFRRKLKPQARPVCGLHSVISPSDGKILNFGQVKNCEVEQVKGVTYSLESFLGPRTPSEDLPFPPAAPHSSFRSQLVTREGNELYHCVIYLAPGDYHCFHSPTDWTVSHRRHFPGSLMSVNPGMARWIKELFCHNERVVLTGDWKHGFFSLTAVGATNVGSIRIYFDRDLHTNSPRYSKGSYNDFSFVTHANKEGIPMRKGEHLGEFNLGSTIVLIFEAPKDFNFRLQAGQKIRFGEALGSL, encoded by the exons ATGGTGAGATGCCCACGGCCGCGTCCTAACCCCGCCGTACCCCGCCGCGACCTCCGGAAGGTCCGAGTTCACGTCCAGCGGCTCCGCGGTGGAGGTGGTGGCGGCAGCAGGGGGCTAGGGGACCAGCTCCCGCGGCTAGAGGGGCCCACTCCGGGGGGCCTGAGTCGGAGAGCCCGCTTCAG GTTGCACTTCCCTCAGCTGGCCCTGAGGCGGAGGCTGGGACAGCTGAGCTGCATGTCCAAACCTGCCCTGAAACTGCGCTCCTGGCCCCTGACGGTCCTCTACTACCTCCTGCCCCTCGGCGCCCTCAGGCCCCTCAGCCGGGTGGGATGGAGGCCTGTGAGCAGG GTGGCCTTGTACAAATCGGTGCCAACACGCTTGCTGTCGCGGGCCTGGGGCCGCCTCAACCAAGTGGAGCTGCCGCACTGGCTGCGCAGGCCCGTCTACAGCCTGTACATCTGGACTTTCGGGGTGAACATGAAGGAGGCCGCCGTGGAGGACCTGCACCACTACCGCAACCTCAGCGAGTTCTTCCGGCGCAAGCTGAAGCCGCAGGCCCGGCCCGTGTGCGGCCTGCACAGCGTG ATCAGCCCCTCGGATGGGAAGATCCTCAACTTCGGACAGGTGAAGAACTGTGAGGTGGAGCAGGTGAAGGGGGTCACCTACTCGCTGGAGTCGTTCCTGGGCCCCCGCACGCCCTCAGAGGACCTGCCCTTCCCCCCAG CTGCGCCCCACAGCTCCTTCAGGAGCCAGCTGGTCACACGCGAAGGGAACGAGCTCTACCACTGTGTCATCTACCTGGCCCCCGGGGACTACCACTGCTTCCACTCCCCTACTGACTGGACCGTCTCCCACAGGCGCCACTTCCCAG GCTCCCTGATGTCTGTGAACCCTGGCATGGCCCGCTGGATCAAGGAGCTCTTCTGCCACAACGAGCGGGTGGTCCTGACTGGGGACTGGAAACACGGCTTCTTCTCGCTGACGGCCGTGGGGGCCACCAACGTGGGCTCCATCCGCATCTACTTCGACCGG GACCTGCACACAAACAGCCCCCGGTACAGCAAAGGCTCCTACAACGACTTCAGCTTCGTGACGCATGCCAACAAGGAGGGCATCCCCATGCGCAAAGGCGAGCACCTGGGCGAGTTCAACTTGGGCTCCACCATCGTGCTCATCTTTGAGGCCCCCAAGGACTTCAACTTCAGGCTGCAGGCAGGACAGAAGATCCGATTTGGGGAGGCTCTGGGCTCCCTCTGA
- the PISD gene encoding phosphatidylserine decarboxylase proenzyme, mitochondrial isoform X5 codes for MCQSEARRGPELRAAKWLHFPQLALRRRLGQLSCMSKPALKLRSWPLTVLYYLLPLGALRPLSRVGWRPVSRVALYKSVPTRLLSRAWGRLNQVELPHWLRRPVYSLYIWTFGVNMKEAAVEDLHHYRNLSEFFRRKLKPQARPVCGLHSVISPSDGKILNFGQVKNCEVEQVKGVTYSLESFLGPRTPSEDLPFPPAAPHSSFRSQLVTREGNELYHCVIYLAPGDYHCFHSPTDWTVSHRRHFPGSLMSVNPGMARWIKELFCHNERVVLTGDWKHGFFSLTAVGATNVGSIRIYFDRDLHTNSPRYSKGSYNDFSFVTHANKEGIPMRKGEHLGEFNLGSTIVLIFEAPKDFNFRLQAGQKIRFGEALGSL; via the exons ATGTGTCAGTCAGAGGCGCGGCGAGGACCCGAGCTCCGCGCGGCGAAATG GTTGCACTTCCCTCAGCTGGCCCTGAGGCGGAGGCTGGGACAGCTGAGCTGCATGTCCAAACCTGCCCTGAAACTGCGCTCCTGGCCCCTGACGGTCCTCTACTACCTCCTGCCCCTCGGCGCCCTCAGGCCCCTCAGCCGGGTGGGATGGAGGCCTGTGAGCAGG GTGGCCTTGTACAAATCGGTGCCAACACGCTTGCTGTCGCGGGCCTGGGGCCGCCTCAACCAAGTGGAGCTGCCGCACTGGCTGCGCAGGCCCGTCTACAGCCTGTACATCTGGACTTTCGGGGTGAACATGAAGGAGGCCGCCGTGGAGGACCTGCACCACTACCGCAACCTCAGCGAGTTCTTCCGGCGCAAGCTGAAGCCGCAGGCCCGGCCCGTGTGCGGCCTGCACAGCGTG ATCAGCCCCTCGGATGGGAAGATCCTCAACTTCGGACAGGTGAAGAACTGTGAGGTGGAGCAGGTGAAGGGGGTCACCTACTCGCTGGAGTCGTTCCTGGGCCCCCGCACGCCCTCAGAGGACCTGCCCTTCCCCCCAG CTGCGCCCCACAGCTCCTTCAGGAGCCAGCTGGTCACACGCGAAGGGAACGAGCTCTACCACTGTGTCATCTACCTGGCCCCCGGGGACTACCACTGCTTCCACTCCCCTACTGACTGGACCGTCTCCCACAGGCGCCACTTCCCAG GCTCCCTGATGTCTGTGAACCCTGGCATGGCCCGCTGGATCAAGGAGCTCTTCTGCCACAACGAGCGGGTGGTCCTGACTGGGGACTGGAAACACGGCTTCTTCTCGCTGACGGCCGTGGGGGCCACCAACGTGGGCTCCATCCGCATCTACTTCGACCGG GACCTGCACACAAACAGCCCCCGGTACAGCAAAGGCTCCTACAACGACTTCAGCTTCGTGACGCATGCCAACAAGGAGGGCATCCCCATGCGCAAAGGCGAGCACCTGGGCGAGTTCAACTTGGGCTCCACCATCGTGCTCATCTTTGAGGCCCCCAAGGACTTCAACTTCAGGCTGCAGGCAGGACAGAAGATCCGATTTGGGGAGGCTCTGGGCTCCCTCTGA
- the PISD gene encoding phosphatidylserine decarboxylase proenzyme, mitochondrial isoform X1, translating to MAPTSHLRPRAFRPDRAGEQSPQPPPLGPRSGDSADPGGREEGGETKARRPRLLAPPTMCQSEARRGPELRAAKWLHFPQLALRRRLGQLSCMSKPALKLRSWPLTVLYYLLPLGALRPLSRVGWRPVSRVALYKSVPTRLLSRAWGRLNQVELPHWLRRPVYSLYIWTFGVNMKEAAVEDLHHYRNLSEFFRRKLKPQARPVCGLHSVISPSDGKILNFGQVKNCEVEQVKGVTYSLESFLGPRTPSEDLPFPPAAPHSSFRSQLVTREGNELYHCVIYLAPGDYHCFHSPTDWTVSHRRHFPGSLMSVNPGMARWIKELFCHNERVVLTGDWKHGFFSLTAVGATNVGSIRIYFDRDLHTNSPRYSKGSYNDFSFVTHANKEGIPMRKGEHLGEFNLGSTIVLIFEAPKDFNFRLQAGQKIRFGEALGSL from the exons ATGG CCCCGACTTCTCACCTGCGCCCCCGAGCCTTCAGACCGGACCGAGCCGGGGAGCAGTCCCCCCAGCCGCCACCTCTGGGGCCGAGGAGTGGTGACAGCGCCGACccggggggaagggaggaaggaggagagacaaAGGCGCGCCGGCCCCGCCTCCTCGCGCCGCCCACCATGTGTCAGTCAGAGGCGCGGCGAGGACCCGAGCTCCGCGCGGCGAAATG GTTGCACTTCCCTCAGCTGGCCCTGAGGCGGAGGCTGGGACAGCTGAGCTGCATGTCCAAACCTGCCCTGAAACTGCGCTCCTGGCCCCTGACGGTCCTCTACTACCTCCTGCCCCTCGGCGCCCTCAGGCCCCTCAGCCGGGTGGGATGGAGGCCTGTGAGCAGG GTGGCCTTGTACAAATCGGTGCCAACACGCTTGCTGTCGCGGGCCTGGGGCCGCCTCAACCAAGTGGAGCTGCCGCACTGGCTGCGCAGGCCCGTCTACAGCCTGTACATCTGGACTTTCGGGGTGAACATGAAGGAGGCCGCCGTGGAGGACCTGCACCACTACCGCAACCTCAGCGAGTTCTTCCGGCGCAAGCTGAAGCCGCAGGCCCGGCCCGTGTGCGGCCTGCACAGCGTG ATCAGCCCCTCGGATGGGAAGATCCTCAACTTCGGACAGGTGAAGAACTGTGAGGTGGAGCAGGTGAAGGGGGTCACCTACTCGCTGGAGTCGTTCCTGGGCCCCCGCACGCCCTCAGAGGACCTGCCCTTCCCCCCAG CTGCGCCCCACAGCTCCTTCAGGAGCCAGCTGGTCACACGCGAAGGGAACGAGCTCTACCACTGTGTCATCTACCTGGCCCCCGGGGACTACCACTGCTTCCACTCCCCTACTGACTGGACCGTCTCCCACAGGCGCCACTTCCCAG GCTCCCTGATGTCTGTGAACCCTGGCATGGCCCGCTGGATCAAGGAGCTCTTCTGCCACAACGAGCGGGTGGTCCTGACTGGGGACTGGAAACACGGCTTCTTCTCGCTGACGGCCGTGGGGGCCACCAACGTGGGCTCCATCCGCATCTACTTCGACCGG GACCTGCACACAAACAGCCCCCGGTACAGCAAAGGCTCCTACAACGACTTCAGCTTCGTGACGCATGCCAACAAGGAGGGCATCCCCATGCGCAAAGGCGAGCACCTGGGCGAGTTCAACTTGGGCTCCACCATCGTGCTCATCTTTGAGGCCCCCAAGGACTTCAACTTCAGGCTGCAGGCAGGACAGAAGATCCGATTTGGGGAGGCTCTGGGCTCCCTCTGA